The genomic interval GATAGCGGAAGAGACGCCCTTCGTAATTCCGGAGAACAATCTCATCCTCCGTCACCTTCTCGACATAGTCGGGATTGATCGGAATTTTCCCTCCACCACCGGGAGCGTCGATGACAAATTGAGGGATCGCATAGCCAGTCGTGTTTCCACGAAGGGCCCGAATGATCTCCACCCCTTTCTCCACCGAAGTGCGGAAGTGGGAGCTTCCCGTGATGAGGTCGCACTGGTACAAGTAGTACGGTCTGACGCGCATCATCAACAACCGGTGGATCAGCGAGCGATAAATCTCGGGGTTGTCGTTCACTCCATTCAGCAGAACCGATTGATTCCCGATCGGAGTTCCGGAGAAGGAGAGGCGCTGGCAGGCTTGATAAAGCTCTTCCGTACATTCCTTCGGATGATTGACGTGGATACTCATCCAGATCGGCCCATGCTTCTTGAGCACCTCACAGAACTTGTCATTGATCCGCTGTGGAAGAAAAACCGGGATACGACTGCCGATACGGATGAACTCCACATGCGGAATCGCCCGCAAACGACCAAGAAGGTAATCTAGCTTCGTATCGTTTAGAAGCAGTGGGTCTCCTCCACTGAGCAAGACGTCCCGTACTTCCGGGTGATTCTCAATATACTCGAGCCCCGCTTCGAAGCTCGGGTGAAAATTGTAATCCTGGGCATTGGAGACGAGGCGACTCCGCGTGCAGTAGCGGCAATACGAAGCGCAACGATCCGTCACCAAAAACAGAACCCGATCCGGATAACGGTGGACCAGACCTTCGACCGGCATAGTGGACTCCTCCCCGACCGGATCGAGAAGCTCTTCGGGTGCGGTGCGCGTTTCGCCGGCACGCGGGATCATCTGGAGCCGAACGGGGCAGTTCGGATCTTTCGGATCGATTAAGTTAAAAAAGTAAGGGGTGATGGCGAGAGAGAGCTTGAATTCGGCAAACCGAGTACCCGCTTTCTCTTCGGGGGTGAGGTCGATATACTTCTCGAGCTGCTCTACCGAAGTGATCCGGTTCTGCAGCTGCCAGCGCCAACTCTTCCACTTTTCCTCTGGGACGTCGGACCAGTAGCCCTGGCCCTTGTACCAATTATCACGGCGATCGTCTGGATACATAAAAATTCTTTCTAACTTTCAGTTGGGAAACTAAAGAGAGTACGGGGGTTCACCTGAAAGTCAAAGGGGTGAACGTTTTCCCTCTTTTGCTCTATTTCGGAGACAAATCTCTGTGAAGCACAAATCCCACGAGAATCCGCAGGTTTTTTCTTTGCGCCCGACACTTCAACCGATCACAAAGACAAATATGGAATACGAACCAGCGGTTTTTGCCCTCGAGGACGGAAGCTGTTTTTACGGCGTTGCTTTCGGCGCCAAGAAAACAGTGGTCGGTGAGGCCGTCTTTAATACGAGCATGACGGGCTATCAGGAAATCCTCACGGATCCCTCCTACTTCAGCCAAATCGTCACGATGACAGCTCCCCAAATTGGCAAT from Puniceicoccus vermicola carries:
- a CDS encoding KamA family radical SAM protein, which produces MYPDDRRDNWYKGQGYWSDVPEEKWKSWRWQLQNRITSVEQLEKYIDLTPEEKAGTRFAEFKLSLAITPYFFNLIDPKDPNCPVRLQMIPRAGETRTAPEELLDPVGEESTMPVEGLVHRYPDRVLFLVTDRCASYCRYCTRSRLVSNAQDYNFHPSFEAGLEYIENHPEVRDVLLSGGDPLLLNDTKLDYLLGRLRAIPHVEFIRIGSRIPVFLPQRINDKFCEVLKKHGPIWMSIHVNHPKECTEELYQACQRLSFSGTPIGNQSVLLNGVNDNPEIYRSLIHRLLMMRVRPYYLYQCDLITGSSHFRTSVEKGVEIIRALRGNTTGYAIPQFVIDAPGGGGKIPINPDYVEKVTEDEIVLRNYEGRLFRYPLNPTADKPIVEEPTGEVPLLV